A segment of the Brienomyrus brachyistius isolate T26 chromosome 13, BBRACH_0.4, whole genome shotgun sequence genome:
GTCCACTATACGGCCTGCAAGCAACTTTCTATCCACCTTAACAGGAGCAAAAATGCCAGCACATTCTCTAATGGTGGAAAAAGAATTGACACAGACCAAGACACATTTTGAACCTTGAAGTAGTATTGCTACAATTCAGTATTGAtgtcaatattttaaaatgacagattttttttaatgaaattactTTTTTGATTTCAGAAACACTTCATTACAACAGATGGTTTCCTACAATAATCACTATAATTCTAAGAGTAATTCAAAtgatcacaaaacaaaaatgtgttttgtacACTGTACAGTCGGTGACACACCACAGAGACACTGTGCACGAGCATCTGAAGAGTAAACACACAGTTACTATTCTGCATGACAGACCACCAGAGCAGGCAAAACTGCCGTAGGTGTCGTCTACTCGTGTTTAAATTACCGTGTAGAGCTTTTGAATCATATCTTTATAGCTGCTAAATTCACTCATTGTTAAAGacaaagttgtctgcctgctcaCTTAGAATCTGAATAAGTGTTTGAGAAAATATTTATGCTAAAATCTGGGTTTATTCTACGTGGATTGATGATGCCAGTGTGTCTGAGCGTTGGGCTTGTTGGGACCAGTGTTATCATAAACTACAGCTGAAAAGAAATCGGAAatgaacaacaaaaataatttgctatgtgaaataaagatgAAAActatttaccaaaaaaaaaaaaacttcagactTCAATCTGCATAAGCAAACTGTGCTTACTGACAGATGTCCACGTCGTTGTTGGGGCGGGGGAGCATAACTTGGCCAATATTAAGATTTACCTTCCTGTTCCTTTCCAGGTGCTTCCTCACAGCCACGGCCTTCTTGATCAGGTGGTAGAGGTCCTCCGGCAGGTCAGGGGCCAGACCCTTGGACTTGAGGATCCTCAGGATCTTGTTGCCCGTAACAAAGCGCACCTGGGCGACTCCATGGGAGTCTCTCAGGATCACACCTGGAGAAACGCAACGCCGCACAGCATTAGGGGGGGCTGCAAAGTGACAGAAAATTCTAGGAAACTTTCCAAAGAAAGTTAAGCTGGGGAATTCTGGAAATACTGAACTCCGTGGAACTCCGTGCCAGCTGTCAGATACAGGAAAGAAAGTAAAACGCATGAATAATACAACATGGAATGACTTATAAGCAGCGCATTTTGATGCAGATGCTTAGTTTAGGGTGTTTTACACACACTTAACTCATAAGCACCTGGTTACACAATGATATCATTATTTCTGCtgtcaagatttttttttttaactacatTTATGTTCCCTCTTGTAGACTAACCGCCAATTTTGCAAATTTCCAGTTTATTCCCATTAATTCCCATACATTCCTGTTAATTCCCATGTAAGTGTCCAACTTTGAAAATTCCCAGAATTTTGCGACCCAAATCATTAGGGGCCTAGATTAAGTGCAAACTACCGGAAAACAAAATCATTAAGTGGAACTGAACAGCAAAAAGTTCTGCAGTTCATGTTTACTCACACTTGGACTAAAACCAAGTCTGAAGCATCAACTTGCTATCCAAAGAAATGGCAGCTGTCAGTAATGTCCTAGATGAAGGCGTTTCATTTTTTATGGATTTTTCCGCAAGGTAATGACGATCCATACCGATCTGGGAGGGAGTCAGACCCTTCTTGGCCAGTTTGAAGATCTGCTCCTTGACATCATCTGATGTGAGTTTCAGCCActaaaaaggttaaaaaaagacactttagcctaaacataATGGGATATTTATTTAGGAAGTAAACCAAGAATGTTTATATACTAGAACTCACCGTGGGCACACTTCGCCTGAATGGAAGTGCCGACTGGGACAAGCCCTTTCTGTAATACAAATGACATCATACTGATCAGAGATCCACGTTGCAAACCATAACACAGACTAAACGGGGTGTCTTGACTGATGCTAGGCTGGCAGTGTCCCATTCTGAACGAACCGTCTGTCAAACCAGCAAATTCATTACAGGTCACTAGTGCGCTATTCATTCAAAACCCAAGACGACCGACCGGGCAGGTATCTGAAGCTATGAATTTAATCAAGTAACTTAAGTTCGGAAGCAATTAAAGCCACAAAACCATAATTTGCAATGGTTTCGCAATGAAGTAAGAAGAGACTGGGAGTAATAGCATTAATCAACGTTACATGCGGCCATGATGCGCTCAGCTAGAAACAGACTAAGCTGTGAAGGTACAAAGGCGAAAACAGTACCCATCGAACAGGGCAATCAGTATACGTTCCGTCTGGAAATTTCTCTATGACAGTTTCGTAAAACTACACGGGAGGACGCATTTATTGAGGAAAAACACACCGGCTTACCCGGGAGCGTGCATGCGACCCATGATGGCGCTTTAACGGAAGAGACCGGCTAGTCCCGCAGAAGCAGGGATGACGGCCTGTTCCGGAAGTGACGCATTTGTGCGCAGTCTCCTAATCGTCGCTTTTCGCTCCACCTCCGAAGCATGGCCGCCTAGTCGCTGACGAAGGAGGAGTCCCTTGATTGATAAGGCCCGTAGAGGTGGTGCGCAGGATTCGCTAGTATTTCGCTCTGCTTCAGTTTTTACTGTTTTAGTAACACTATTATTAGAGTGGGACCCAAGTGTACTAGGTGTAACGTAGTTTTTAAATAGCATCCATACTTTAAAAAAAGTCCTCGATGTTCTGGTCCGAACCGCTTTTTACGCGTCCTAGTATATAGTTTTTAAAACACATTTACTcctaatacatgcaaatttaATGCATGTCATGTGGAATTGTATATTTGCAAATTAACGAGACATTCAAATGATATCCTACCCAACTTATAGTGATACTATTGATAGGTTATTTTCTAGTCAAAAATAGGTACTCCAAAGTAAACCTAAAAAATGGGGATGCATGCAACGTCATGCATCATACATTTTTCAGAATCCAAATATGAGAAAAATCCGACAATTTTCCCCTGAAATTTCACATTGGAAACAGCAGCGGTATCAGCGAATAAGTTCAGAAAAACGTAAAAGAAGAAATAAAATAAGGGCAAATATGGCAGGCTATGGTATGTTCCCAAGTGCCGCTCTAACCGTTTACCGAATAGTGCGATAGAATCCACCAGGTGGCGCTCAACAAGCCTTATTACATGGCATTTCCTGCTAAGTGCCTTTTCCTGTCCCCATGAACAATGCCTTTATATGCTGGCAAACTATTACATTTTTTAGAGATGGAAATATTGGTTTAATTTTATGAATTTAGCTAGATTTTCCATCTTACTCAGTAGCAGGCACCAACTTTTACAATAGAAAATTAGCAATTATAAAGTtcaacttttctttttttctccattccctaattcattcattttctaccACTTAGTCCTATACATGACTGTGGGGGTCGGAGCCTATTCtgcaaacaatgggcacaagacagggaataacccaggatgaggcaccAACCCATGTCAGGCTGATCACTGTGCCACCCCCACATTTAAAAATTAAGTTTTTTTAGTAGATAATAGATGtagctttttttaaaacacatccTCAATATTAACATCTTAGTCTGCTGTTAATTCTCTTTAAGTAATGATAGCCAGTCCCATGTAAAATTCTCTTACAGGAAGTGACATTTATGATACTGATATGATGTGTATGCTGTAACTTTGTGGTTTCATGATTTTAGCGTGTTTCACTCTACCGCCTTCCACCCTGTTCGAcagaattataaaatgaataataCAGTATAAATTTTCTAAATTTTGGAGAgacatgaaaatgaacttttcACCCGGTAGCTCACTCTCCTTCACTGAGTAACAGCTAATAAGCAGCTCTTAATTTCTGTCATGTTGCTTTACTAATAGGATGGACCATTTCAAGGGGAACTGTGAGTGGCCCTATTCGTTATTGGGTCTTTGTTATTTGTCAATACACTGTTGGGTGCTTCCATAATGTTTTCGACCCTCACTATTGAGATATGCACTAAAAGTCTGTTTCCAAGAGGATTACACACTTGTACAAACAATATTTTGTGATGGTAATAGCACACGTCATGAAACTAGAaattaaaaactagtaataataatgttataCACATAATACGAAAAAGGAAAATTTGAATTATGGCTTAAAATTTACTGTTCTGATATGGTACTGTTGACATTACCAAACCTATCTAAAACCACTATCGGATTTCAGTACACTCATTTACAAAAAACAATATGTAAAGCTTTGGCagtaaatatgaaatatttattttgttttaaaatatttctttcCCAAGACTTATCAGAACTAAACATTTAGTAAGTAACCATTTTTTAAACACTAAATTTCAGTATGGAAATAAATTCAGTTTTAATACAAACCTTGTTCAATAATATTAAATTCAGGCTTACAGTACACAGATTCATTCAGGTTAAGATAACcaattgaaaaataaataactggccatatttatataaaattcagcatgtttttacagTCATTGAAAGAATGAATCATGTCACCTTACTAAGTGTGATATTATGAACTTCATAATTCCATATTCACTATAAAAAACTCAGACACGTGCCCTTAGAAGTGAGGTTAAAATTCCCCCTTTTTAAACGTTAATTATCCTCTGTTGCTTGAATGTTCTACTGCCCTTCCCAGAAATGGAAAGTTATTAAATACAAAGATGTGGAAACAAGTTCTATTTGAAATTGTGATCAGCTAACAACCGGGTGTCCTCGTGCATTGTGAGAGTCACATAATACCCTACATA
Coding sequences within it:
- the LOC125705790 gene encoding 40S ribosomal protein S13 gives rise to the protein MGRMHAPGKGLSQSALPFRRSVPTWLKLTSDDVKEQIFKLAKKGLTPSQIGVILRDSHGVAQVRFVTGNKILRILKSKGLAPDLPEDLYHLIKKAVAVRKHLERNRKDKDAKFRLILVESRIHRLARYYKTKRVLAPNWKYESSTASALVA